A single Amphiura filiformis chromosome 19, Afil_fr2py, whole genome shotgun sequence DNA region contains:
- the LOC140140577 gene encoding uncharacterized protein translates to MNMETLDSSDTGRILAQERGSGVNKLLLLLVVVAILLSSVALVVALISLTQNGGDTKVTFTGHAEQEGSYAKNDRIWNIAIGHYQTNFIYIDPTSGQLKGFVVDIVNAVCQLANKDCRLVYDVWQRCWESEKGQVPRGGIGLMSEWYDACADWVKGHTRARTFKFSKSWEKPVDYNFVIKTGNPRGFNPTDVSNMTFGFIDGFINDEFCLARQTSIKGSTLSVSQIHHYPLPSDMLNAVLSGEVDACIAPAGDLSMVPEGLTWLEDPAMDCSLDASGGALPS, encoded by the exons ATGAATATGGAAACTTTAGATTCGAGTGATACTGGTAGAATTCTTGCACAGGAACGCGGTTCTGGTGTAAATAAGTTGCTACTATTGCTGGTGGTTGTTGCAATACTATTGTCCTCCGTTGCTCTGGTTGTGGCGTTAATAAGCTTGACACAGAATGGGGGTGATACTAAGGTTACATTTACTGGACATGCTGAACAAGAAG GCTCCTATGCGAAGAATGATAGGATATGGAATATCGCAATTGGGCATTACCAAActaatttcatttacat AGATCCAACATCTGGCCAGTTGAAGGGATTTGTAGTCGACATAGTAAACGCGG TTTGTCAATTGGCAAATAAGGATTGCCGTTTGGTGTATGACGTCTGGCAACGCTGTTGGGAATCGGAAAAGGGCCAAGTACCTCGAGGAGGTATAGGTCTAATGAGTGAATGGTATGACGCATGCGCAG ATTGGGTCAAAGGGCACACCAGAGCTCGGACTTTCAAATTCAGCAAGTCATGGGAGAAACCTGTAGATTATAATTTCGTCATCAAGACGGGAAACCCACGTGGATTCAATCCTACAGATGTGTCTAATATGACGTTTGGATTTATAGACGGGTTTATCAATGATGAATTCTGTTTAGCTCGTCAAACTTCTATAAAG GGATCTACACTATCAGTATCACAAATACATCATTATCCTTTGCCGTCGGACATGTTAAACGCTGTTCTTTCTGGTGAG GTCGATGCATGTATAGCACCAGCTGGCGATTTATCAATGGTACCTGAGGGTTTGACGTGGCTAGAAGACCCTGCAATGGACTGCTCTTTGGACGCATCAGGTGGCGCGCTTCCCAGCTAG